Proteins found in one Nocardia brasiliensis ATCC 700358 genomic segment:
- a CDS encoding cobalamin-independent methionine synthase II family protein encodes MSIPTEPIGSIPRPRELQAAMAAHGAGEIDDAALAEIQQRAVSDTLERMAQVGSPIVTDGEQSKPSFVTYPIAGLTTLAAEGAVIPFADGHQRQLPVLTGGPFRYQAHAADYLRSAQAATNLPVKQAVIAPSALSLLYPADGIADYPRETFLADLIAEAEADIRGCLDAGAPAVQLDFTEGRLSLKLDPSGGVLDQFIELNNLVLERFSAEERARIGVHTCPGGDQDSTHSLDVDYIQLLPKLLQLKAGNFYIQLASEPDPEKVLAVIAEHLPADARIFVGVTDPIDPRVETAEEVRDRVLAAARHIPVDRLGTCDDCGFSPFADDTSTSRDTAFAKIKARIDGTALAAAELGV; translated from the coding sequence GTGAGCATCCCCACGGAGCCAATCGGAAGCATTCCCCGTCCCCGCGAATTGCAGGCCGCCATGGCGGCCCATGGTGCAGGCGAAATCGATGACGCTGCGCTCGCTGAGATCCAGCAGCGGGCTGTCAGTGACACCCTCGAACGCATGGCACAGGTAGGTTCCCCGATCGTCACTGACGGCGAACAGTCGAAACCCAGTTTTGTCACCTATCCGATCGCCGGTTTGACCACCCTCGCCGCGGAGGGCGCGGTGATTCCCTTCGCCGACGGGCATCAGCGGCAACTGCCGGTGCTGACCGGTGGACCGTTCCGCTACCAGGCGCACGCGGCGGACTATCTGCGTTCGGCACAGGCGGCGACGAACCTGCCGGTGAAGCAGGCCGTCATCGCGCCGTCGGCGTTGAGCCTGCTGTATCCGGCGGACGGCATCGCCGACTATCCCCGCGAGACGTTCCTGGCGGACCTGATCGCCGAGGCCGAAGCCGATATTCGCGGATGCCTGGACGCGGGCGCGCCGGCGGTGCAGCTCGATTTCACGGAGGGACGGCTTTCGCTCAAGCTCGACCCGAGCGGCGGGGTGCTCGATCAGTTCATCGAGCTGAACAATCTGGTGCTGGAACGCTTCTCGGCCGAGGAGCGGGCGCGGATCGGGGTGCACACCTGCCCCGGCGGCGACCAGGATTCCACGCACAGCCTCGACGTCGACTACATCCAGCTGCTGCCGAAACTGTTGCAGCTGAAGGCGGGCAACTTCTACATCCAGCTCGCCAGCGAACCGGATCCGGAGAAGGTGCTCGCGGTGATCGCCGAGCATCTGCCCGCGGACGCCCGGATCTTCGTCGGCGTCACCGATCCGATCGATCCGCGGGTGGAGACCGCGGAGGAGGTCCGCGATCGGGTGCTGGCCGCGGCCCGCCACATCCCGGTGGACCGGCTCGGCACCTGTGACGACTGCGGGTTCTCCCCCTTCGCCGACGACACCTCGACCTCCCGCGATACCGCGTTCGCCAAGATCAAGGCGCGGATCGATGGCACCGCGCTGGCGGCCGCCGAGTTGGGGGTCTGA
- a CDS encoding sigma factor-like helix-turn-helix DNA-binding protein, with protein sequence MTASRELEASDGTDPELLDLQDDISFELEEINELLAELIVLQADRKAKTGEILSARLGVSGEQPETLAKIGARYDLSRDRIRQLHTKAVGQLIRDAQLSGHRALGVFAQRYPVGARDQQLVRALLVETYATDTDIAAHELSYLKLRLAGHAAEDAKRVSGFVSQRIAAWQKKTNRRLAKLRDAEPRATSQLNPWLGQVDWPGTTTPDALPLSSARTVDSDDDGRGRFYLDKVGRDVPFDSGLAARLLWILNASDLVDSFQEQPVAVGYTIDGVERLGYPSIAARLTDGRVVLIDVQPLGHVAFHVNRAKSAAARAYAHQKGWGWLIWTGSLLGVPDLLARKVDAGALRELVEQGPVPWPAIRHLQHETGLPLLDFIALVLRHEWRWDRAPFRLSAPPAHPPRT encoded by the coding sequence GTGACGGCAAGCCGGGAGCTCGAGGCGTCGGACGGCACCGACCCCGAGCTACTCGATCTGCAGGACGACATCTCGTTCGAACTCGAGGAGATCAACGAGCTGCTGGCCGAACTGATCGTGTTGCAGGCCGACCGCAAAGCCAAGACCGGTGAGATCCTGTCCGCCCGGCTGGGTGTCAGCGGCGAGCAGCCGGAAACCCTGGCCAAAATCGGGGCGCGCTACGACCTTTCGCGGGACCGGATCCGCCAGTTGCACACCAAGGCGGTGGGCCAGCTGATCCGCGACGCGCAACTGAGCGGGCACCGTGCGTTGGGCGTGTTCGCTCAGCGCTACCCCGTCGGCGCCCGTGACCAGCAACTGGTCCGGGCCCTGCTGGTCGAGACCTATGCCACCGACACCGATATCGCGGCCCACGAGCTGTCGTATCTGAAGCTGCGGCTGGCCGGGCATGCGGCCGAGGACGCGAAACGGGTCTCCGGATTCGTGTCCCAGCGCATCGCGGCCTGGCAGAAGAAGACGAACCGGCGGCTGGCCAAGCTCCGCGACGCCGAACCGCGCGCGACGAGTCAGCTGAATCCGTGGCTGGGTCAGGTGGATTGGCCGGGCACGACGACCCCTGACGCCTTACCGCTGTCCTCGGCACGCACCGTCGACAGCGACGACGACGGCCGCGGCCGGTTCTACCTGGACAAGGTGGGCCGCGATGTGCCGTTCGATTCGGGGTTGGCGGCGCGGCTGCTCTGGATCCTCAACGCGAGCGACCTGGTCGACTCGTTCCAGGAACAACCCGTGGCGGTCGGCTACACCATCGACGGCGTCGAACGGCTCGGCTACCCGAGCATCGCGGCGCGGCTCACCGACGGGCGCGTGGTGCTGATCGACGTGCAACCGCTCGGACACGTTGCCTTCCACGTCAATCGAGCGAAGTCGGCCGCGGCGCGCGCCTACGCGCACCAGAAGGGCTGGGGCTGGCTGATCTGGACCGGCAGCCTGCTCGGCGTCCCCGACCTGCTGGCCCGGAAGGTCGACGCGGGCGCGTTACGCGAGCTGGTCGAGCAGGGCCCGGTGCCGTGGCCGGCGATCCGGCACCTGCAGCACGAGACCGGCCTGCCGCTGCTCGACTTCATCGCGCTGGTGTTGCGGCACGAATGGCGCTGGGACCGTGCGCCGTTCCGGCTCAGCGCACCACCAGCGCACCCGCCACGAACGTGA
- a CDS encoding LysR family transcriptional regulator produces the protein MEALDMNLLVALDALLETNSVTRAAERLHTSPPAMSRTLARLRRVLGDPLLVRAGRTLVPTPRALELRYEVATLVTQGRALLTPRAAIDPSGLKRSFAIQAEDAVLADLTAPLLTAVRAQAPGVTLRFLPETREGTAALRDGRVDIEVGVIEHADPATTVRRVLGDRMLGIAAADHPLVTGRVTVARFATAAHLSISRTGQARGPIDDRLALHGRTRRVLATVPTLTAALFAVQASDLVCPAPALLSRSALPALGLCAFEIPLPLPEVPIGMAWHPRNTADAGHRWLRELIAAVLARTADDAGAQDEGGLDKR, from the coding sequence ATGGAGGCGCTGGACATGAATCTGCTCGTGGCCCTCGACGCGCTACTGGAGACGAACAGCGTCACGCGGGCCGCCGAGCGGTTGCACACCTCCCCGCCCGCGATGAGCCGGACATTGGCTCGACTACGCCGGGTGCTCGGCGACCCGCTGCTGGTCCGGGCGGGCCGCACGCTGGTGCCGACCCCGCGCGCCCTCGAACTGCGGTACGAGGTAGCCACGTTGGTCACCCAGGGGCGCGCGCTGCTCACACCGCGGGCCGCCATCGATCCGAGCGGGTTGAAGCGCAGCTTCGCGATTCAGGCCGAGGACGCCGTGCTCGCCGACTTGACCGCGCCGCTCCTGACCGCGGTGCGCGCACAGGCGCCGGGCGTGACATTGCGCTTCCTGCCCGAGACCCGGGAGGGCACCGCAGCCCTGCGCGACGGACGGGTGGACATCGAGGTCGGCGTCATCGAGCACGCCGATCCGGCGACGACGGTGCGCCGAGTGCTCGGGGACCGGATGCTCGGCATCGCCGCCGCCGATCACCCCCTGGTCACCGGCAGGGTCACCGTCGCCAGGTTCGCGACGGCCGCGCATTTGAGCATCTCGCGTACCGGGCAGGCGCGCGGCCCGATCGACGACCGGCTGGCGCTGCACGGACGCACCCGGCGCGTGCTGGCCACCGTGCCGACGCTGACCGCCGCGCTGTTCGCGGTGCAGGCCAGCGATCTGGTCTGTCCCGCGCCCGCGCTGCTCAGCAGGTCGGCGCTGCCCGCATTGGGGTTGTGCGCGTTCGAGATTCCGTTGCCGCTGCCCGAGGTGCCGATCGGCATGGCCTGGCATCCGCGCAATACCGCCGACGCCGGGCACCGCTGGTTGCGCGAACTGATCGCCGCCGTCCTCGCGCGGACGGCCGACGACGCGGGCGCTCAGGACGAGGGCGGGCTGGACAAGCGGTAG
- a CDS encoding flavin-containing monooxygenase produces MTSGNRIAIVGAGIAGLACAKVLIQKGFPVEIFDRAPDVGGVWSATRRYPGLRTQNSKNTYHFSDFPMPSDYPKILDGQQMQAYLDAYADHFGLRAHLRLGTEVVAADPVDSGWLLEIRDASGIHRSSCDHLIIANGVFSEPAVPDYRGADLFRAAGGQLGHSTELGDVEAVRGKSVVVVGYGTSACEIATAVSEVAASTTVVARRLLWKLPRKLGRAFDYERMLLTRFGQAHFHHREPGRMDRFLTGSGNSFRVSNFDLMQELATKRLRLRELGLLPEGGFEQIAESTLGIAAEGFYEQVGNGRIVVHRDTTITEMRGGREAPAVQLSDGAIVPADIVVSATGFQQRVPFLTPYVQRRLTDEQGNFRLHRQILPLDVPNLSFAGYNSSSISTVSAEATAHWTAALLAGELHLPDRDVLSEQIDARLNWLAEQTNGHHAHGTVVTPFSIRDIDELLRDLKFKLPLGTRAVQWLRPVRPESYRGLTAKQHTEPEPAPPAAMAEQTTGHPEFGPTSGHPEFGPQGPPQVPRPEAGPQSTELRTPDPLADAPTEFLPVQARGPADQRAGGR; encoded by the coding sequence ATGACGAGCGGAAACCGCATCGCGATCGTCGGCGCGGGTATCGCAGGTCTTGCCTGCGCGAAAGTGCTGATCCAGAAGGGTTTTCCGGTCGAGATATTCGACCGTGCACCCGATGTCGGTGGCGTGTGGAGTGCGACCCGCAGGTACCCCGGGCTGCGAACGCAGAATTCCAAGAACACCTATCACTTCTCGGATTTCCCGATGCCTTCGGATTATCCGAAGATCCTCGACGGTCAGCAGATGCAGGCCTATCTCGACGCCTACGCCGACCACTTCGGCCTGCGGGCGCACCTGCGCCTCGGCACCGAGGTGGTCGCGGCCGATCCGGTGGACAGCGGCTGGCTGCTGGAGATCCGCGACGCGAGCGGCATACATCGGAGCTCCTGCGATCACCTCATCATCGCCAACGGTGTGTTCAGCGAGCCCGCGGTCCCGGATTACCGTGGTGCCGATCTGTTCCGGGCGGCCGGTGGCCAGCTGGGTCACTCGACCGAACTCGGCGATGTCGAGGCGGTGCGCGGCAAGTCGGTCGTCGTGGTCGGCTACGGCACCTCGGCCTGCGAGATCGCGACGGCGGTGAGCGAGGTCGCCGCCTCGACCACCGTGGTGGCGCGACGGCTGCTGTGGAAGCTACCGCGCAAGCTAGGCCGGGCCTTCGACTACGAGCGGATGCTGCTGACCCGGTTCGGCCAAGCGCATTTCCATCATCGCGAACCCGGCCGGATGGATCGTTTCCTGACCGGATCGGGAAACTCGTTCCGGGTCAGCAATTTCGACCTGATGCAGGAACTCGCGACCAAGCGCCTGCGGTTGCGCGAACTCGGCCTGCTGCCCGAGGGCGGCTTCGAGCAGATCGCGGAGAGCACCCTCGGCATCGCCGCCGAAGGCTTCTACGAGCAGGTCGGCAACGGCCGCATCGTGGTGCACCGCGACACCACCATCACCGAGATGCGCGGTGGCCGTGAGGCTCCCGCCGTGCAGCTGTCCGACGGTGCGATCGTGCCCGCCGATATCGTGGTCAGCGCCACGGGCTTCCAGCAGCGGGTGCCGTTCCTGACGCCGTACGTGCAGCGCAGGCTCACCGACGAGCAGGGCAACTTCCGGCTGCACCGGCAGATCCTGCCGCTGGACGTGCCGAATCTCAGCTTCGCGGGCTACAACTCGTCGTCCATCAGCACGGTCAGCGCGGAGGCCACCGCGCACTGGACCGCCGCGCTGCTCGCGGGTGAACTGCACCTGCCCGACCGTGACGTGTTGAGCGAACAGATCGACGCGCGCCTGAACTGGCTGGCCGAGCAGACCAACGGCCACCACGCGCACGGCACCGTGGTGACGCCCTTCTCCATCCGCGACATCGACGAGTTGCTGCGCGATCTGAAGTTCAAGCTGCCGCTCGGCACCCGTGCGGTGCAATGGTTGCGGCCGGTGCGGCCGGAGTCCTACCGCGGACTGACCGCCAAGCAGCACACCGAGCCCGAACCGGCGCCGCCCGCCGCGATGGCCGAGCAGACCACCGGTCATCCCGAGTTCGGGCCGACCTCGGGTCATCCCGAATTCGGACCCCAGGGCCCGCCGCAGGTCCCGCGTCCCGAGGCCGGGCCGCAGTCGACCGAACTGAGGACTCCGGATCCGCTCGCCGACGCGCCCACCGAATTCCTGCCCGTCCAGGCCCGCGGGCCCGCGGATCAGCGTGCGGGTGGGCGCTAG
- a CDS encoding cytochrome P450 family protein: MRQLPADFFRAPFDFYRALRAEGPVHRIRLRNGVRAWLVVDYDAAREVLHHPDIRKDPHTAQGAAARQAAAGESGVTAANMRLSHHLLNADPPRHARLRRLVTPAFAPARMAALEPRVEAIAAELLDRIERTAQAGNPVDLLAEYAFPLPITVICELLGVPAEDREQFRAWSAAVVDTPMSTPEGMRRATDSIVDFFDRLVALRRTRGLGPDLISQLLAVSDDGDRLSHDELISMAFLILVAGHETTVNLIGNTVLALLDDPARYRAVHRDPAGVPALVEEMLRYNGPVNAATLRYTTAPVALGATVIPAGELVLVALASANRDERHFPNPAAFEPGRTSGHLAFGHGIHYCLGAGLARLEARIALTHLARRFPALRLAVAADELRWRESILIRGLIDLPVDPAGTPAAMRVVH; the protein is encoded by the coding sequence ATGAGACAGCTGCCAGCGGACTTCTTCCGTGCACCGTTCGACTTCTATCGCGCGCTGCGGGCCGAGGGTCCGGTCCATCGAATCCGGTTGCGCAACGGCGTGCGCGCCTGGCTGGTCGTCGACTACGACGCCGCCAGAGAAGTGCTGCACCATCCCGACATCCGCAAGGACCCGCACACCGCGCAAGGCGCCGCGGCGCGGCAGGCCGCGGCGGGCGAGAGCGGCGTCACGGCCGCGAACATGCGCCTGAGTCACCATCTGCTCAATGCCGACCCGCCCCGGCACGCCCGGCTGCGCAGGCTGGTCACGCCGGCGTTCGCGCCCGCGCGGATGGCGGCGCTCGAACCACGAGTCGAGGCGATCGCGGCGGAGCTGCTCGACCGCATCGAGCGGACCGCGCAGGCGGGCAACCCTGTCGACCTGTTGGCGGAGTACGCGTTTCCGCTGCCGATCACGGTGATCTGCGAACTGCTCGGCGTGCCCGCCGAGGACCGGGAGCAGTTCCGCGCCTGGTCCGCCGCGGTGGTCGATACGCCGATGTCGACGCCGGAGGGGATGCGCCGCGCTACCGACAGCATCGTCGACTTCTTCGATCGTCTGGTGGCGCTGCGACGCACCCGGGGGCTCGGCCCGGACCTGATCTCGCAGCTGCTCGCCGTCAGTGACGACGGTGACCGGCTCAGCCACGACGAGCTGATCTCGATGGCGTTCCTGATCCTGGTCGCCGGGCATGAGACCACGGTCAATCTGATCGGCAACACCGTGCTCGCCCTCCTGGACGACCCGGCGCGCTACCGCGCGGTGCACCGTGACCCCGCCGGCGTGCCGGCGCTGGTCGAGGAGATGTTGCGCTACAACGGCCCGGTGAACGCCGCGACGCTGCGCTACACGACCGCGCCGGTCGCGCTCGGCGCCACCGTGATCCCGGCGGGTGAGCTGGTGCTCGTCGCGCTGGCCTCCGCCAACCGTGACGAACGTCATTTCCCGAATCCCGCCGCGTTCGAACCCGGCCGCACGAGCGGCCATCTCGCGTTCGGTCACGGCATCCACTACTGCCTCGGCGCGGGTCTGGCCCGGTTGGAGGCGCGGATCGCGCTCACCCACCTGGCGCGGCGCTTTCCCGCCTTGCGCCTCGCGGTCGCGGCGGACGAGCTGCGCTGGCGGGAGAGCATTCTGATCCGTGGCCTGATCGATCTGCCGGTGGATCCGGCGGGCACCCCGGCCGCTATGCGGGTTGTGCATTGA
- a CDS encoding MFS transporter: protein MSSIAPELRGARIANSVAFGLQGFFFAVVLTELPQQKDKFGLSDGLIVGSVVLVSLLAGGGSVAAERLALRWSSRVAVRTGLLLISITGTAVAFAPNTAILLLALGCYGIAVGIVDASTNMQAVFIQHGYGTFILSSFYAAWSAGSIAGALFVSGCEALGVTLRETLLGAAGIVLVAGAVLGPRLLGPQQAEAGPAEQPEVSSAEKVALRAYLVFGLAMALVFAIDLAVGNWSALYLTDDLLAGSATAALALAAYQGTSLVARLTGDPLVRRFGPRRVVRTAALIGASGLLIVIVAPGPLVAIIGFSIAGAGMPVIAPLCFSEAGQLTSGRGLDALIARLNLFNYAGTLIGGGVVGAVAAGFGHRIGFVIPLLFAVLLIGLARVFHARPEADKHPTSADDRALLD, encoded by the coding sequence ATGAGTTCGATCGCACCCGAGCTGCGGGGCGCCCGGATCGCGAACTCGGTCGCATTCGGGTTGCAGGGCTTCTTCTTCGCCGTGGTGCTGACCGAATTACCGCAGCAGAAGGACAAGTTCGGGCTGTCCGACGGGTTGATCGTCGGATCGGTGGTGCTGGTCTCGCTGCTCGCGGGCGGTGGCAGCGTGGCCGCCGAACGGCTGGCGCTGCGCTGGTCGAGCCGGGTCGCGGTGCGCACCGGCCTGCTGCTGATCTCGATCACCGGCACCGCGGTGGCGTTCGCGCCGAACACGGCGATACTGCTGCTCGCGCTCGGCTGCTACGGGATCGCGGTCGGCATCGTGGACGCGAGCACGAATATGCAGGCGGTCTTCATCCAGCACGGGTACGGGACGTTCATTCTGTCCTCGTTCTATGCCGCGTGGAGCGCGGGTTCGATCGCGGGCGCGCTGTTCGTCTCGGGGTGCGAGGCGCTGGGGGTGACACTGCGGGAGACGCTGCTCGGCGCGGCGGGGATCGTGCTCGTCGCGGGCGCGGTGCTCGGGCCGCGACTGCTCGGGCCGCAGCAGGCCGAAGCGGGTCCGGCCGAACAGCCGGAGGTGTCATCTGCCGAAAAGGTCGCGTTGCGCGCCTATCTCGTGTTCGGCCTCGCGATGGCGCTGGTTTTCGCGATCGACCTGGCCGTCGGCAACTGGTCGGCGCTGTATCTGACCGACGATCTGCTGGCCGGTTCGGCGACCGCGGCGCTCGCATTGGCCGCGTATCAGGGCACCTCGCTGGTGGCTCGGCTCACCGGCGACCCACTGGTCCGGCGCTTCGGCCCGCGACGCGTGGTACGGACCGCGGCGTTGATCGGGGCGAGCGGCCTGCTGATCGTGATCGTGGCGCCCGGCCCGCTGGTCGCGATCATCGGGTTCTCGATCGCGGGCGCGGGCATGCCGGTGATCGCGCCGCTGTGTTTCAGCGAGGCGGGGCAATTGACCAGTGGGCGTGGGCTGGACGCGCTCATCGCCCGGCTGAATCTGTTCAACTACGCGGGCACGTTGATCGGCGGCGGCGTGGTCGGCGCGGTCGCGGCGGGTTTCGGGCACCGCATCGGCTTCGTGATCCCGCTGCTGTTCGCGGTGCTGCTGATCGGGCTCGCCCGGGTGTTCCACGCCCGGCCGGAAGCCGATAAACATCCCACCTCTGCGGACGACCGTGCTCTACTTGATTGA
- a CDS encoding GNAT family N-acetyltransferase, which produces MSNIPVIVDRAGLWDAEELSDVAAATFPLACPPDATPDDIDLFVTEALSGDRFGEYLSDPARTVLKAVAGEDIVGYAMLIAGEPADPEVARVLDVRPMVEISKMYVLPGHHGTGVSTALMHAALERAREGGFAAVWLGVNESNPRAQRFYAKHGFVQVGTKSFTVGNQTHHDFVLRLTF; this is translated from the coding sequence ATGAGCAACATCCCAGTCATCGTCGACCGGGCCGGTCTGTGGGACGCCGAGGAACTCAGTGACGTTGCCGCGGCGACCTTTCCGTTGGCCTGCCCGCCGGATGCCACGCCCGACGACATCGACCTCTTCGTCACCGAGGCGCTCTCCGGCGACCGCTTCGGTGAGTACCTGAGCGATCCGGCCCGGACCGTGCTGAAGGCGGTCGCGGGCGAGGACATCGTCGGTTACGCGATGCTCATCGCGGGCGAGCCGGCCGATCCGGAGGTCGCGCGGGTACTCGACGTGCGCCCGATGGTGGAGATCAGCAAGATGTACGTGCTACCCGGCCATCACGGCACCGGCGTGTCGACGGCACTGATGCACGCGGCGCTGGAACGGGCGCGCGAGGGCGGTTTCGCCGCGGTGTGGCTCGGTGTCAACGAGTCGAACCCGCGCGCGCAGCGGTTCTACGCCAAACACGGGTTCGTCCAGGTCGGCACCAAGTCCTTCACCGTCGGCAATCAGACGCACCACGATTTCGTGCTGCGGCTGACCTTCTAA
- a CDS encoding alpha/beta fold hydrolase, whose amino-acid sequence MTKFKTWDGLELNYRVWEGEGVPVVLQHGVVADTNANWMSTGVVRALQAAGRTVVSLDARGHGRSEKPHDAAQYTWEFMAKDLSALYDELGFDRVVQVGYSMGAIISLLVTAADERVERLAIGGVGSGVLDCGGVDRRVVELPALQAAMGADTADVPQLAMMFRILADAVQADRAAITALATGLDSRPIEGLSGITVPTLVLAGDNDPFAAEPERLAAALPDGKLVVVPGDHLMAVVAPDFHTALVEFV is encoded by the coding sequence GGTGTTCCCGTCGTGTTGCAGCACGGAGTGGTCGCGGATACCAACGCGAACTGGATGAGCACCGGTGTCGTGCGCGCGCTGCAGGCCGCCGGGCGCACCGTGGTGTCGCTGGACGCGCGCGGGCACGGCCGCTCCGAGAAACCGCACGACGCCGCGCAGTACACCTGGGAATTCATGGCCAAGGACCTCAGCGCGCTATACGACGAACTGGGCTTCGATCGCGTTGTGCAGGTGGGCTATTCGATGGGCGCGATCATCTCGCTGCTCGTCACGGCCGCCGACGAACGAGTCGAGCGCCTCGCCATCGGTGGCGTCGGGTCGGGCGTACTCGACTGCGGTGGTGTCGACCGCCGGGTCGTCGAACTGCCTGCACTGCAAGCCGCGATGGGCGCGGACACGGCCGACGTGCCGCAGCTCGCCATGATGTTCCGCATCCTCGCCGACGCGGTGCAGGCCGACCGGGCGGCGATCACAGCGCTCGCGACCGGACTGGATTCCCGCCCGATCGAAGGGCTGTCCGGCATCACCGTGCCGACGCTGGTGCTGGCCGGGGACAACGATCCGTTCGCCGCCGAGCCCGAACGTCTTGCCGCGGCGCTACCCGACGGCAAGCTCGTCGTGGTGCCGGGCGATCACCTGATGGCGGTCGTGGCGCCCGACTTCCACACCGCGCTGGTCGAATTCGTGTGA